One Litorilinea aerophila genomic window carries:
- a CDS encoding glycosyltransferase family 4 protein produces the protein MSQQTSAAAEVSPTDSSNGKRYRVLMIAPTSFFADYGCHVRILEEARILQKLGHQVTIVTYRNGQDVPGLDIRRTLPIPWRTHYEVGSSRHKIAFDALLGVETLALLARRRFDVIHAHLHEGALIGLVLGRLFGIPTVFDFQGSLTEEMIDHHFLRRESPFYPPLRSLETWITRSAPVILTSTGHARRFLLEQFHCRPEQIRALPDCVNADVFRPADDFPPEELAALRSSLGIPADARVIVYLGLLAEYQGTGLLLEAVERILRHHSNVYLLLMGFPSVQLYRAKAEALGIGHAVITTGRIPYQEAPRYLALGHVAAAPKLSLTEGSGKLLNYMATALPTVAFDTPVAREYLGADGLLAKRGDVESLAEQLSAALFPPPGQADRYRACGQRLRRRVIQHFDWEQAGREIVAIYRQLREGRRRRMSTGPEGMEKGFRDETA, from the coding sequence ATGTCACAGCAAACTTCAGCCGCGGCAGAGGTGTCACCCACGGACTCGTCCAACGGGAAGCGTTATCGGGTCCTGATGATTGCGCCCACCAGCTTCTTTGCCGACTATGGATGCCATGTGCGCATCCTGGAAGAGGCGCGCATCCTCCAGAAGTTGGGGCATCAGGTCACCATCGTCACCTACCGCAACGGCCAGGACGTACCGGGGCTGGACATTCGGCGTACCCTGCCCATCCCCTGGCGCACCCACTATGAAGTGGGCTCCAGCCGCCATAAAATTGCCTTTGACGCGCTGTTGGGGGTGGAAACCCTGGCCCTGCTGGCCCGGCGGCGCTTTGACGTCATCCACGCCCACCTTCACGAGGGCGCCCTCATCGGCCTGGTTTTGGGGCGGCTCTTCGGCATCCCCACGGTGTTTGACTTCCAGGGCAGCCTCACGGAAGAGATGATTGACCACCATTTCCTGCGGCGGGAGAGTCCCTTCTACCCTCCACTGCGCAGCCTGGAGACGTGGATCACCCGTTCTGCTCCCGTTATCCTCACCAGCACCGGCCATGCCCGGCGCTTTTTGTTGGAACAATTCCACTGTCGGCCTGAGCAGATCCGGGCGTTGCCGGACTGTGTCAATGCGGACGTCTTCCGGCCGGCCGACGATTTCCCGCCGGAGGAGCTGGCCGCGCTGCGCAGCTCCCTGGGCATTCCCGCCGATGCCAGGGTCATCGTCTACCTGGGTCTGCTGGCCGAATACCAGGGGACGGGCCTGTTGTTGGAGGCGGTGGAACGTATCCTGCGTCACCACAGCAACGTATACCTGTTGCTGATGGGCTTCCCCAGCGTTCAACTGTACCGGGCTAAGGCAGAAGCCCTGGGCATTGGCCACGCCGTGATCACCACTGGCCGCATCCCGTACCAGGAGGCTCCCCGCTACCTGGCCCTGGGCCATGTGGCTGCGGCGCCCAAGCTGAGCCTGACCGAGGGCTCCGGCAAGCTGCTCAACTACATGGCCACGGCCTTGCCCACGGTGGCCTTCGACACGCCGGTGGCGCGGGAGTATCTGGGGGCGGACGGGCTATTGGCGAAGCGAGGCGATGTGGAAAGCCTGGCCGAGCAGCTGAGCGCCGCCCTTTTTCCGCCTCCTGGTCAGGCGGATCGCTATCGGGCGTGTGGTCAGCGGCTTCGCCGGCGGGTCATCCAGCATTTCGACTGGGAACAGGCCGGCCGGGAAATTGTGGCCATCTACCGCCAGTTGCGGGAGGGGCGACGGCGGCGCATGTCGACGGGCCCGGAAGGTATGGAGAAAGGATTTCGAGATGAAACCGCTTGA
- a CDS encoding Vgb family protein, with product MWCCLLVTLALAWGVAPARAELTATNFGLRIEYPIPNKALHVVIQAPGQLWFTAPEANAVGKLTVLSGPNDPLVTYTISYVLLDPGSEPFGLVYHDDAVWFTQRGANKLGRIDVNSQALTEYAIPTPNSEPMGIARAPDGTLWFTQRGANQLGRFDPTTQTFQAYPLPGNLFTTTEPRLREILVKNNNEIWFTAPGAGAVGNYRVDTDQFFAVYTLGQARPMDLVLDSSGRLWTTQFEQNALAAYAPGTLSLWTPYPVTTPNSGPVGILFRNNGATWDFWFTENQSGLAGRLTIRPNGQFVKLQEFPLGQGSAPWDIVMDSNNHVWITDQGRNVIIELRPPYLNAIYMPWIARQ from the coding sequence ATGTGGTGCTGTCTCCTGGTGACCCTGGCACTGGCCTGGGGTGTTGCGCCGGCCCGGGCCGAATTAACGGCCACCAACTTTGGACTGCGCATCGAGTACCCCATCCCCAACAAAGCCCTCCATGTGGTCATCCAGGCGCCTGGCCAGCTCTGGTTTACGGCACCGGAGGCCAACGCCGTGGGCAAGCTCACCGTTCTCTCGGGCCCCAATGATCCTCTGGTGACCTATACCATCTCCTACGTCCTGCTGGATCCCGGCAGTGAGCCCTTTGGCCTGGTCTACCATGATGATGCCGTCTGGTTTACCCAGCGGGGTGCCAATAAGTTGGGGCGCATCGACGTGAATAGCCAGGCCCTGACCGAATACGCCATCCCGACGCCCAACAGCGAACCCATGGGGATCGCGCGGGCCCCGGATGGAACCCTCTGGTTCACCCAGCGAGGGGCCAATCAACTGGGACGCTTCGACCCTACGACCCAAACGTTTCAGGCGTATCCCCTGCCGGGCAACCTCTTCACCACCACAGAACCCCGCCTGCGGGAAATTCTGGTGAAGAACAACAATGAGATCTGGTTCACCGCGCCCGGTGCCGGCGCCGTGGGCAACTACCGAGTCGACACCGATCAGTTTTTTGCCGTCTACACCCTGGGACAGGCCAGGCCCATGGACCTGGTGCTGGATAGCTCGGGGCGCCTCTGGACCACCCAGTTCGAGCAGAATGCTCTGGCCGCCTACGCACCGGGTACCCTGAGCCTGTGGACACCCTACCCCGTCACCACGCCCAACAGCGGGCCAGTGGGCATTTTGTTCCGCAACAACGGCGCCACCTGGGATTTTTGGTTCACCGAAAATCAAAGTGGCCTGGCCGGTCGCCTGACCATCCGCCCCAACGGCCAGTTTGTGAAGCTCCAGGAATTTCCCCTGGGCCAGGGAAGTGCGCCCTGGGACATTGTTATGGACAGCAACAACCATGTGTGGATCACCGATCAAGGTCGCAACGTGATCATTGAACTCCGGCCGCCGTACCTGAACGCGATCTACATGCCGTGGATTGCCCGGCAATAG
- a CDS encoding CARDB domain-containing protein yields MKFKYAALGIWLGLFFMLVLAPWQVAQAAEGTFPTSGAADESTAPLCRFGVNGDVAGFDIAPFRVSWYVDYGAHSDAVRPNGIQYMPIIRLRQQGESYRYSLNSSHIPLSNQTELIQTIQSLPGAEWFIGNEPDRRDYQDDVEPRIYAQAYHELYTLIKTTDPTAKVIVGAIVQPTPLRLQYLDMVLDAYHRRYHQPLPADGWSFHNFILNEKACEGPNDYDCWGAGIPPGINASEGLRVRPEDNDDMDLFIAQVRRFRQWLKDRGYQGARVYLSEYGVLMPNIFEPPADFPPSRVNAFMNATFDYLRTATDPVLGDPNDGYRLVQRFSWYSVQDQTFNGYLFEPDPANPGSYRRSPMGDNFVNYTANIAAEHDLTVSQIVVNPPAPLASEGNVDFTVRARVANSGNLLAKQSFKVRFYNGDPQAGGVQIGAEQTVSLSGCGDYQDVEILWPNVAPGNYTIYVVVDPAQAVVETNENNNIRSRAIFFADHRIFLPIVGRNIYVR; encoded by the coding sequence GTGAAATTCAAATACGCAGCGTTGGGAATCTGGCTTGGGCTGTTCTTCATGCTGGTTCTCGCCCCCTGGCAGGTAGCCCAGGCGGCCGAAGGCACCTTCCCCACCAGCGGTGCGGCTGACGAGTCCACCGCGCCCCTTTGTCGCTTCGGCGTTAACGGCGACGTGGCGGGCTTCGACATTGCCCCTTTCCGGGTGAGCTGGTATGTGGATTACGGTGCACACAGCGACGCGGTGCGCCCCAATGGCATCCAATATATGCCTATCATTCGGCTGCGGCAGCAGGGAGAGAGCTATCGCTACTCTCTGAATTCCAGCCATATCCCCCTCAGCAACCAGACAGAGTTGATCCAGACCATCCAGAGCCTCCCGGGTGCGGAGTGGTTCATCGGCAATGAGCCGGACCGCCGGGATTATCAAGACGACGTAGAGCCCCGCATCTACGCCCAGGCGTACCACGAGCTTTATACCCTGATCAAGACCACCGATCCCACAGCCAAAGTGATTGTGGGGGCCATTGTCCAGCCTACGCCTCTGCGGCTGCAGTACCTGGACATGGTCTTGGACGCCTATCATCGTCGGTACCATCAGCCGCTGCCGGCGGATGGCTGGTCGTTCCATAACTTCATCTTGAACGAGAAGGCCTGCGAAGGCCCCAATGACTACGACTGTTGGGGCGCTGGCATTCCACCCGGAATTAACGCCTCCGAGGGCCTGCGGGTGCGGCCAGAGGATAATGACGACATGGATCTGTTCATTGCCCAGGTCAGGCGCTTCCGTCAGTGGCTCAAAGATCGGGGTTACCAGGGCGCCCGGGTCTACCTGTCCGAATATGGGGTGTTGATGCCAAACATCTTCGAGCCGCCGGCGGACTTTCCCCCTTCTCGGGTCAATGCGTTCATGAACGCCACCTTCGACTACCTGCGCACAGCGACGGACCCGGTGTTGGGCGACCCTAACGACGGCTACCGGCTGGTTCAACGCTTCTCCTGGTATAGTGTCCAGGATCAGACTTTCAACGGCTACCTGTTTGAGCCCGATCCGGCCAACCCCGGCAGCTATCGTCGCTCGCCCATGGGCGACAACTTCGTCAACTATACGGCCAACATCGCCGCCGAGCACGACCTGACCGTGAGCCAGATCGTGGTCAACCCGCCCGCGCCGCTGGCTTCGGAGGGCAATGTAGACTTCACCGTGCGGGCCCGGGTGGCCAACAGCGGCAACCTGCTGGCCAAGCAAAGCTTCAAAGTACGCTTCTACAACGGTGATCCCCAGGCTGGCGGCGTCCAGATCGGTGCAGAACAGACCGTCTCCCTTTCGGGCTGTGGCGACTATCAAGATGTGGAGATCCTCTGGCCGAATGTAGCACCCGGCAATTACACGATCTATGTGGTGGTCGATCCCGCCCAGGCGGTGGTCGAAACCAATGAAAACAACAACATCCGCAGCCGGGCTATCTTCTTTGCCGACCATCGGATTTTCCTACCGATTGTCGGTCGGAACATCTACGTTCGATAG
- a CDS encoding ABC transporter permease, translated as MAWRLAELYHYRELIRNLVISELKARYKNSVLGFIWSLLNPLGMMLVFTVVFGVLWPNGQIEKYPIFLLCGLLPWNYFAASINSSMHSIVGNGQLIKKVYFPREVLPIATVLAQLVNFLLAFLVLFAVLLVFRSQFSPWLWMLPIVILIQTCFTLGMALILSTLHVFYRDTVMVMDVVLLAWFFLTPVFYSVQQLPPSYHMLGLELNIRRLAYILNPMASLVNVYRDLLYYGYRTNLDFFLRTAATALIVLVIGYWFFTRYSDRFGEEV; from the coding sequence ATGGCCTGGCGGCTAGCCGAGCTCTACCATTATCGAGAACTCATTCGCAACCTGGTGATTAGCGAGCTGAAGGCCCGCTACAAGAACAGCGTCCTGGGTTTCATCTGGAGCCTACTCAATCCGTTGGGGATGATGCTGGTCTTCACAGTCGTTTTTGGCGTCCTCTGGCCCAACGGGCAGATCGAGAAATACCCGATCTTCCTGTTGTGCGGACTTTTGCCGTGGAACTATTTTGCGGCCAGCATCAACAGTAGCATGCACAGCATCGTGGGCAACGGTCAGTTAATTAAAAAGGTTTACTTTCCCCGGGAAGTCTTGCCCATCGCCACCGTGCTGGCCCAACTGGTCAACTTCCTGCTGGCCTTCCTGGTCCTGTTCGCGGTATTGCTGGTGTTCCGCTCCCAATTCAGTCCCTGGCTCTGGATGTTGCCCATTGTGATCCTGATCCAGACCTGCTTTACTCTGGGTATGGCCCTGATTCTGAGCACCTTACACGTCTTTTACCGGGATACGGTGATGGTCATGGACGTGGTGCTGCTGGCCTGGTTTTTCCTGACGCCGGTCTTCTATTCGGTCCAACAGTTGCCCCCTAGCTATCATATGTTGGGACTGGAGCTCAACATCCGACGCCTGGCCTACATCCTGAATCCCATGGCGTCTCTGGTCAATGTCTACCGGGACCTGCTTTATTACGGCTACCGCACCAACCTGGATTTCTTCTTGCGCACGGCGGCCACAGCCCTGATAGTCCTGGTGATTGGCTATTGGTTCTTCACCCGCTACAGTGATCGCTTCGGCGAAGAGGTGTGA
- a CDS encoding ABC transporter ATP-binding protein, translated as MMNVERLHTPIPGQPLIELRGVSRRFEKRTERHRSLQELFIRLFQRSSIQVDEFWPLKDVSLSIHAGDSLGVIGPNGSGKSTLLKLITGILQPTEGELCVRGRLSSLLELGAGFQPDLTGRENIYLNGSIYGLSRSEMNRRLPDIIRYAELGEFIDTPVKHYSSGMYVRLGFAIAIHTQPDILLVDEVLAVGDVSFQHKCLNSIYQFRKNGGTLVLVSHDMTAIQNICNRAIWIEDGRIQAEGKPTDVVMAYLESMATREEEAQNQAEAPKADSGPGQRWGNGKIQITQVELCGDDGTPRSVFVTGEPLQIRLHYRSREPIQAPIFGVALHHENGVHIAGPNTRFSGVHIPQVEREGIVTYRIPRLPLLEGTYTVSVAVVNETDTEIFDYHDRRYPFRVFPGRRRDGYGLISLEGAWEVSTGTSAWPTASVEEPLHTLADSAAHSRSSH; from the coding sequence ATGATGAATGTGGAACGTCTGCATACCCCGATACCGGGCCAGCCGTTGATAGAACTGCGTGGGGTCTCCCGGCGCTTCGAAAAGCGGACTGAACGCCATCGCTCCCTCCAAGAACTCTTCATCCGCCTGTTCCAACGTTCTTCCATCCAGGTGGATGAGTTCTGGCCCTTAAAGGACGTCTCCCTCTCCATCCACGCCGGTGATTCCCTAGGGGTAATCGGTCCCAACGGTTCTGGCAAGAGCACCCTGCTCAAACTCATCACGGGCATTTTACAACCCACCGAAGGCGAACTCTGTGTACGGGGCAGATTATCCTCTCTGTTGGAATTGGGGGCCGGTTTTCAGCCCGATCTCACGGGCCGGGAGAACATCTACCTCAACGGCTCTATCTACGGCCTGAGCCGGTCAGAAATGAATCGCCGCTTGCCCGACATCATCCGCTATGCGGAGCTGGGCGAATTTATCGACACGCCGGTCAAACACTACTCTTCCGGCATGTATGTACGGCTGGGCTTTGCCATTGCTATTCATACCCAACCTGACATCCTGTTAGTGGACGAAGTCCTGGCCGTGGGGGATGTCTCTTTCCAGCACAAATGTCTGAACAGCATCTACCAGTTCCGCAAAAACGGCGGCACCCTGGTGCTGGTCTCCCATGACATGACAGCCATCCAGAATATCTGTAACCGGGCCATCTGGATCGAAGATGGCCGGATCCAGGCAGAAGGTAAACCAACAGACGTGGTAATGGCCTATCTGGAGAGTATGGCAACCCGGGAAGAGGAGGCCCAAAACCAGGCAGAGGCACCCAAAGCCGACTCTGGCCCGGGCCAACGCTGGGGCAATGGAAAAATCCAGATCACCCAGGTCGAGCTCTGCGGCGATGATGGCACCCCTCGCTCGGTCTTTGTCACCGGCGAACCGCTCCAGATTCGGCTCCATTATCGCAGCAGGGAACCCATCCAGGCGCCCATCTTTGGCGTTGCCCTCCATCATGAGAACGGCGTCCATATCGCCGGCCCCAACACCCGCTTCAGCGGCGTACATATCCCCCAGGTCGAGAGGGAAGGGATCGTCACCTACCGCATTCCCAGGCTCCCCCTGTTGGAAGGGACCTACACCGTCTCCGTCGCCGTGGTCAACGAAACAGACACCGAAATTTTCGACTACCACGACCGACGTTACCCCTTCCGCGTTTTCCCGGGTCGGCGTCGGGATGGATACGGCCTCATCTCTTTGGAAGGGGCCTGGGAGGTAAGCACTGGAACCTCTGCCTGGCCCACTGCCTCGGTAGAGGAGCCTCTACACACCCTGGCAGACTCGGCCGCCCACTCCCGGTCCTCCCATTAA
- a CDS encoding PQQ-dependent sugar dehydrogenase, translating to MGTGSVAQAQVSPGAGWPPGFSVTTLVDGLDTPTDMAFLPSGEILVAEKGWGSNVDGISRIRLVRGGSLQATPVLTLSTNVYLDSGLLALTLDPHFARNRHFYVWYAIGQNARGWDGTSYNRISRFTFDPATGTASPGSELVILDRIPWAEWHNGGGLHFGPDGYLYIALGDIGEPDRVQDLSTWNGKLLRIRPTDAGYEIPPDNPFRETPGALPEIYALGLRSPYRLAAHPDDGTLYLADVGAQTWEEVNRVQAGANYGWPVREGPCPQGQRQPCESAPTQYTDPILYYAHPPVLGGALTALAFSTGEVYPPEYRGKLFLADFNLQSLQMATLTEDGFALEAFADGAGALTDMEFATGGLYLLNIYRGTIQLLYHSTAANRPPTASLEIAPTLGPPPLVVTFSAAGTHDADDSALWYHWTPEPGGQTWVTTSPVFTHTYTADGSYLATLQVFDARGGASEPVTAQVNVYSGAIPSIHLENLTAPQRQTFQGGDRLRFLAVREGGTSGLDPERPYTWRIDLHHNQHTHPAITGYVGEEGIWTLSRENHGGDWNLWYRFYLTMRTDNGQEIELSREIYPDLSRIRVESQPGEAIFSVNGRQEPAAYIFKAIAGVEQQLEAPPTLLYKDGIGQFAYWTMFATGWPAAASPTETILPTRTLTILPPAGEVVYTAHYTYTRPAYRAFLPRIDQGEGP from the coding sequence ATGGGTACCGGCTCCGTTGCTCAGGCCCAGGTCTCGCCCGGCGCTGGCTGGCCACCGGGCTTTTCGGTGACGACCCTTGTCGACGGATTGGATACGCCCACCGACATGGCATTTTTGCCTTCTGGCGAAATATTGGTGGCCGAAAAGGGTTGGGGAAGCAACGTTGATGGAATTTCCCGAATACGGCTGGTACGTGGCGGAAGCCTGCAGGCCACCCCGGTGTTGACCTTGAGCACCAACGTCTATCTGGACTCAGGGCTGCTGGCCCTCACCCTGGACCCACATTTCGCGCGCAATCGGCACTTTTATGTGTGGTACGCCATCGGACAAAACGCCCGGGGATGGGACGGCACCAGCTACAACCGCATCTCCCGCTTCACCTTTGACCCCGCCACCGGTACCGCCTCCCCAGGTAGCGAACTCGTCATCCTGGATCGGATCCCCTGGGCAGAGTGGCACAACGGCGGTGGCCTGCACTTTGGCCCCGACGGCTATCTCTATATCGCCCTGGGCGATATAGGAGAGCCGGACCGGGTTCAGGATCTATCCACGTGGAACGGCAAACTCCTGCGTATCCGCCCCACGGACGCAGGCTATGAGATCCCGCCGGACAACCCATTTCGGGAGACACCAGGTGCCCTGCCGGAGATTTACGCCCTGGGCCTGCGGAGTCCCTACCGACTCGCTGCACACCCTGACGACGGTACGCTGTATCTGGCCGACGTGGGCGCGCAAACCTGGGAAGAAGTGAATCGGGTACAGGCCGGGGCTAACTACGGCTGGCCTGTTCGAGAAGGTCCCTGCCCCCAGGGCCAGCGCCAGCCCTGTGAATCGGCTCCTACCCAGTACACCGATCCCATCCTCTATTACGCTCATCCACCTGTGTTAGGCGGGGCATTGACAGCTCTGGCTTTTTCCACTGGTGAAGTCTATCCGCCCGAATATCGGGGTAAACTGTTCCTGGCCGACTTCAACCTGCAGTCCCTCCAGATGGCCACCTTGACAGAAGATGGGTTTGCCCTGGAGGCATTCGCAGATGGAGCAGGCGCCCTGACCGACATGGAATTTGCCACCGGCGGGCTGTATCTGCTCAACATCTACCGGGGCACGATTCAGCTTCTCTACCACAGCACGGCCGCCAATCGTCCTCCCACAGCCAGCCTGGAAATCGCCCCCACCTTGGGCCCACCTCCTCTGGTGGTCACCTTCTCGGCGGCAGGAACCCATGACGCAGACGACTCCGCCCTGTGGTATCACTGGACACCTGAACCGGGCGGGCAGACATGGGTGACTACCAGCCCCGTCTTTACCCACACCTACACCGCCGACGGCTCGTATCTGGCCACGCTCCAGGTGTTCGATGCCCGGGGTGGCGCATCGGAACCGGTGACGGCCCAGGTGAACGTCTATTCAGGTGCCATCCCGTCCATTCATCTGGAAAACCTGACAGCTCCTCAACGCCAAACCTTCCAAGGGGGTGACCGGCTCCGCTTTCTTGCCGTACGCGAGGGTGGAACCAGCGGATTAGATCCGGAGCGTCCCTACACCTGGCGTATCGACCTCCATCACAACCAACATACCCATCCGGCCATCACCGGCTATGTGGGTGAAGAAGGTATATGGACCCTATCCCGGGAAAATCATGGTGGTGACTGGAACCTCTGGTATCGATTCTACCTGACCATGCGGACCGACAACGGTCAGGAAATCGAATTGAGCCGGGAAATCTATCCAGATCTCAGCCGTATTCGCGTGGAAAGCCAGCCAGGAGAGGCCATCTTCTCGGTCAACGGGCGGCAGGAGCCAGCCGCCTATATCTTCAAAGCCATCGCCGGTGTGGAGCAGCAGTTGGAAGCCCCACCTACCCTGCTCTACAAAGATGGTATCGGCCAGTTTGCCTACTGGACAATGTTTGCTACAGGATGGCCAGCTGCCGCCAGCCCCACGGAAACTATCCTGCCAACGCGCACCCTCACCATCTTACCGCCGGCAGGAGAGGTCGTCTACACGGCCCATTACACCTACACCCGGCCGGCCTACCGGGCCTTTCTGCCTCGAATCGACCAGGGGGAAGGGCCTTGA
- a CDS encoding ROK family protein: MSRRSALSSTISGRSASYAIGVDLGATKIAAALVSRDGRVVAEKRVPTEPALGEEAVIGRMATLVQELSQEASGPLAGVGIGTPGYVNSAAGIVQNAVNLGWQEVPLAQRLQAALPMHLDIWVENDANVQALGEYYFGAARGCDHFVFIGIGSGLGSGIISRGALITGATYMAAEMGHLSLDPEGRQCACGLRGCVETVVSGPGIVASVQKYLAQGRPMGSRLAAGGPLTPERVLQAAQEGDPAARAAFAEAASWLGMVFAAYVAILNPAKIVIGGGLGLSGFDLLVPDAMGELRRRVGAQSLEALQVVRSQLSSSAVGASALVWAAAGQDGQR; encoded by the coding sequence ATGTCACGACGCTCAGCCCTCTCATCGACAATTTCCGGCCGCTCCGCTTCCTATGCCATCGGCGTGGATCTGGGTGCCACCAAGATTGCCGCAGCCCTGGTAAGCCGGGATGGCCGGGTGGTGGCCGAAAAGCGTGTACCCACCGAGCCAGCCCTGGGCGAAGAGGCCGTAATCGGCCGGATGGCCACCCTGGTTCAGGAACTATCCCAGGAAGCATCCGGCCCCCTGGCCGGCGTCGGCATCGGCACGCCAGGCTACGTGAACTCAGCCGCCGGCATCGTCCAGAATGCGGTCAACCTGGGCTGGCAGGAGGTCCCCCTGGCCCAACGGCTACAGGCAGCCCTCCCCATGCACCTGGATATCTGGGTGGAAAACGACGCCAACGTCCAGGCACTGGGGGAATATTACTTTGGCGCCGCGCGCGGCTGCGACCACTTCGTCTTCATCGGCATTGGTTCGGGCCTGGGCAGCGGCATCATCTCCCGCGGCGCGCTCATCACCGGCGCCACCTACATGGCAGCCGAAATGGGACACCTCTCCCTGGATCCGGAAGGACGCCAATGTGCCTGTGGCCTGCGGGGATGCGTGGAGACGGTGGTCTCTGGACCTGGCATCGTGGCCTCTGTCCAGAAGTATTTGGCCCAGGGACGGCCCATGGGCAGCCGCCTGGCCGCCGGCGGCCCGCTGACGCCGGAACGGGTGCTCCAGGCGGCACAGGAGGGCGACCCGGCAGCACGGGCGGCCTTCGCCGAGGCCGCATCCTGGCTGGGCATGGTCTTTGCGGCCTATGTGGCCATTCTGAACCCCGCCAAAATCGTGATCGGGGGCGGCCTGGGCCTTTCGGGCTTCGACCTGCTGGTCCCCGATGCCATGGGCGAACTCCGGCGCCGCGTGGGAGCCCAAAGCCTGGAAGCCCTGCAGGTGGTACGCTCCCAACTCTCCTCCAGCGCGGTGGGCGCATCCGCCCTGGTCTGGGCCGCTGCCGGCCAGGATGGGCAGCGCTGA
- a CDS encoding NAD-dependent epimerase/dehydratase family protein: MTTCLVTGAAGFVGSHLCEQLIARGHRVIGVDAFIPYYPRPLKEHNLAHLQGAPLFSFHELDLRTADLAPLCREADVIFHLAAMAGLLRSWREFDTYMSCNILATQRLLDAARQEGIEHFIHISTSSVYGRFATGDEESPLAPISPYGITKLAAEHLCQAYAENFGLAVTILRLFSVYGPRQRPDMGYNIFIRKILNDELITIDGDGNDSRSNTFIADCVQGILLAFERRDVSVGQVFNIGGGEEVSVNQVLAILAELSGRQPRITHGPPRPGDQRRTVADIRKAQQLLGYQPTTGIRDGLRAQLAWQRANMHQER; encoded by the coding sequence ATGACCACTTGTCTGGTGACCGGCGCAGCCGGTTTTGTCGGCTCCCACCTTTGCGAACAACTCATTGCCCGCGGCCATCGCGTCATCGGTGTGGACGCCTTCATTCCCTACTACCCCCGCCCCTTGAAAGAACACAACCTGGCCCACCTCCAGGGTGCGCCCCTCTTCAGCTTCCATGAGCTGGATCTGCGCACCGCCGACCTGGCCCCCCTGTGTCGAGAGGCCGACGTGATCTTTCACCTGGCCGCCATGGCCGGATTGTTGCGGAGCTGGCGGGAATTCGACACCTACATGAGCTGTAACATCCTGGCCACCCAACGTCTGTTGGATGCGGCCCGCCAGGAAGGGATTGAACACTTCATCCACATCTCCACTTCGTCGGTCTACGGCCGCTTCGCCACCGGCGATGAAGAATCGCCCCTGGCGCCCATCTCGCCCTACGGCATCACCAAGCTGGCCGCCGAACATCTCTGCCAGGCCTACGCGGAAAATTTTGGCCTGGCCGTGACCATCCTGCGGCTTTTTTCCGTCTACGGCCCACGGCAACGCCCCGACATGGGCTACAACATTTTCATCCGCAAGATCCTCAACGATGAACTGATTACCATCGATGGGGACGGCAACGATAGCCGCAGCAACACCTTCATTGCCGACTGTGTCCAGGGCATCCTCCTGGCCTTCGAGCGACGGGATGTTAGCGTGGGCCAGGTGTTCAACATCGGCGGCGGCGAGGAGGTCAGCGTCAACCAGGTCCTGGCCATCCTGGCCGAACTGAGCGGACGCCAACCCCGCATCACCCACGGCCCGCCCCGGCCCGGCGATCAACGGCGTACGGTCGCCGATATCCGCAAAGCTCAACAACTTCTGGGCTATCAACCAACAACCGGCATTCGAGATGGGCTTCGCGCCCAACTGGCGTGGCAGCGAGCCAACATGCATCAGGAACGCTGA